The sequence TTCCTTGTGATTCTCTTCCATAGCTCTGGTCCTCTCCAGTTTGAGCCTTGGGAGAGATTCGTACAAAGATCTCAGTACTCTGGTACCCTAAGGAGCCCTGTCACACTTGCTGCCCCAGGAGGGAAGTTCTTGATGTCTCCCCAATGTCCGGACAATTAATTCCGACCCCTGCCCCGCAAAACGGCCACAAAAGATCAGGCCAATTAGGCGTTACCCTGCCAGATAATGAATGATCTTATTACTCTTAGTTCTTCATCACATGTACTGGAGTGAATTCCTCCTGCCCGTCCTCACAGCTTCCACTTGCCCGCAGGTGCCCGCAAAAGGAGTATTTAATTCCTCTTGGGACCTTTAGTAACGAGAGATTTGCAATGAAAAGACCCATTTTCTGCCTCTTTAAAACTGTGTCTTTCATTCATGCTTCTGGCAAGGAAAAGCTCATCCTCCCCCCCCTTTCCCGGATTGCCTGTAATagatccccctcccctctcccaattGTGCCAATAACTGTTCCACATGCAAGTAGCTCGTATCGGAAATCGTTTAGCGTGTACTTACTGACCACCTGGAGCCATCTAATAACCTGCCTGCTGCGGACCCTCGCTCAAGGCAAAGGCAAACCCGGGGGCTTTTAGGGTTAGTGGCGTTTGCCCCAAGAGGTGGGAGTAACgtgtagggggagagagagagtctcccagcacccagccagccccctccctccagtgctttgGATCTGGCTTGGCGCAGCAGAGCAGGCTGAGGTTGTGTGAATGGAGCATCAGAGCCCCTGACTCCTCCTCCCGTGCAAGCCCCGCTATTTGAGCTTTGGGAACTTGAGGGCGAACAGGCAGCATCCGAGGTACGGAGTTCTAGGCGGCTCGCGCGCCCCTCTACTCTCCCCAGCccgccgcgggccgctctcccggTGCTGTCGGAGTAAGGGGTGAACCTGGAGAACAACCTTGCCCTGGCGCTGCTGCCGGCTCCCGCAGGGCTGGACCCGGGGACTTGTGTTCCGGAGCAAGCTTCCCCCAAGGGGCTGAGCTCGGCAGCCTGGTGCCTGCAGCCGGAGCCGGGCTCTGGcttggcaggcagggggcaggtcCCCTGGAATAAGTGCGGCCCGGGGGGGGACTGGCTCTCCGGCAGGAGGAAAGTTTGCGATCAGATGGGCTCCGACGTGCGAGATCTCAACGCCCTGCTCCCCTCCGTGTCCTCCCTGCCGGGCAACAGCAACTGCGCCATGCCGGTGAGCAGCGCCGCGCAGTGGGCGCCGGTCCTGGACTTCCCCCCGGGGGCGTCCTACGGCTCGCTGGCCCCGCACTCCTTCATCAAGCAGGAACCCAGCTGGAACGCCTCGGACCCCCACGAGGAGCAGTGCCTGAGCGCCTTCACCGTCCACTTCTCCGGCCAATTCACCGGCACCGCCGGCGCCTGCCGCTACGGCCCCTTCGGAGCCCCGCCGCCCACCCAGGCGCCCTCCAGCCAGGCTCGGATGTTCCCCAACGGCCCCTATTTGCCCAACTGCTTGGAGAGCCAGCAAGCCATCCGCAACCAGGGTAAGGCCAGCTCGCGCCCAGCGCCGCCGGGCTCGGGGAATGGTTTATGGGGCTCTCCATCTTAATGCTACAATCCCGACAGGCTTGTAAACAGAGCTGTGCCTTGGCTGTTCCCCGCCAGGCAGCAGCTGGGTAATATAATACCCGAGCCCCTTCCTAGCGTGTCCTCTTCCGCGTGCAACTCAGTAGACAACCCCCTTCTTAAACTGGACCAACATCTATAGACCCAGTTCTGGCAGTCATGGCTCTACAGGGACTTCCATTGCACACCGGTGTTAAACTGGGCTGGCCACTAACTCaggctttctttaaaataatatacGAATTGGCATTGCTATTCTATTCGCTCTTAAACTGAGTTCTGACTCAGCTTCTGTAGTGAAGGTGGGTGGTTCACTCTTGTTGTTTGGCGAGACCAGGAAACTTTCTCCTTGCAGAGTTTTGTTTCAAAGTGGGGCTGGCTTCAAGACAGTCAGATATTGATGAGGTTACTCTCAAGGTGATCTAGAGAATTAACTTCCAACATATCTGGTATAAAGTGGGGAATTATCTTAAACTGTTAATGGATCATCGTAAATAAATCACTTCCGTTAGAATATATTTTAATCTGAAGCCCTCTAGTTGTTAAATTAACGTTTAAAAGCTGTGAAATAACACGCCCACTTTTCCCTCTCCACTAAACGGGTAATTGTGGCATCTCCCGTtggaagatattttaaaaacaaaatccgaACTAACCAAACAATGGGATGACATTTAGATAATCTCAATGTGGTGTTAAAATGTAATCTCCTAGGAAGGGAATAACAGAGAAACTACTACCGGTATCTTCAGTAGCCATTAAATTACCAGGAAAATCTATTAGCACAAATCCAGCAATCCCTAAGTGTGGACACGTAGTTATAATCTAACAATTTTCCTTCCATTTGCTGTAATTTAAACATCTGCAGATGTGACCGGGGAAGGGGGAAAATACCAAGCAACATATAATGAAGCACTGCGGTTAAGGTTCAGTTTTCACCCCGTTTGAAAGAAATAAGTGCGTCGTTTTTATTCGATGTGCAACACTTTCCTGGGGCATCTGAAAGCTTGCAATGGCTTCTCGGTTAAGGGTTTGCTGTATAGAAATACCTCATGTAATCAACTACTAATTAATTATCTTAAATGCATTAAGATATAAGGTTTAATTATCTTAAACCTAAAACTGGAAAAATATAATTATAGATCTATTGAGAACATCCCTTGATTGAATATGAGATTTTAAGATAAATTAAATGAGGCCTGATCGggggttgtctttttttttttttttaatccgaTGGGAAGAGACCTTCAGGCAGGTTGTATTATCTTTTCTCAAAGGTATGTACTATTCTTTTTAAGAGGAGGGCAACAAATCTTTTCTACACAAAGGTGTTCTTACTGCCTCGCACCAGATCGGTTACAATTCgggcgcacgcacacacacacttgtcaACCTCAAGAGCAGGGTTTCTTCTGTGGAATAAGTGCaatattcacatagctgaattgcTTATCTTCTAAAGTGCCTCATTGTAATATAAATTGATAACCCACCATCTCGATAAAGAAACTggacttttattattatttattttatttgaattgcGTCGTGGGTTGTAGAATAGGCATTGGGGAGAAAGAGCTAAGAATATATAGGAAAAATAAAGTATTTGAgcttaattatttaatatttagttACTGTAGCAATTACTTCAGCAATGCAGTCATTGAAACGAAAATGCAAAGCTCGTTGATTCTAGGGCCGTAGTAAACGTAAAGTATCTCTGAGCAGCGTTCATTTATTTGGTTCCAAAAGTAGTTCAAACGCCTTATTGAAAAGCGATCACTATTGGAATTATGTATGGAGGGGGAGATGTTTCAGATTTATTTGACACTTGAGCGTGTCCGAGCGCGGAGGATGTCTTaaactgatattttatttttattattttaatgaacAGGTTACTGGGCAATGGAGTAGTTGGGAATATCAGGGTATCCTGTACTCTCTGACATGTTAGGTAAAATAACGCTATGGGAAACTTACGCCTTCCATGATTGCAAATTAAAGAGCATTCGCCTTTTCAAATATCTGCTCTGTGTTTgtgcgggaggtgtgtgtgggtttttttttttttttttttttttttttttttttttgcagtttgtgCACCTGGGCTGATGTTGGATTTCTACTGTTTAGCCTTTTTTTCGAATAACCTAATGTCTCCAAAGAAGTTCTTCTATATTTgcttaaatgtttaaaatttatatGTGCAGTATTTCTGGAGTCTTCcagcaaaaattaaacaaaaacaacagcGAAGATTAGGAGAAGACCACCACTTCTAAGACACAGACAAGGGCAGTATATATAGTAACTGTTTTAAGTATCTGTTTGCAGTGACCATCAGAAATAAGCTGCATTCTACATTTTCCTCAAAATAAGAGTAATTCCGTTTTAATAATTCAACACCAGATACGGCTACCTttataaaaaagaacaggagtacttgtggcaccttagagactaacaaatttattagagcataagctttcgtggactacagcccacttcttcggatgcatataaaggCTACCTTTATATTTTTCTGAGCTCTGAAACTATACATTCAGTAATTCTCGGTTAGATTTTCTATCTGTATACTAAAAAATACTTGTAGATCATCGTGGGGAGAACAGTGTCAGATGGGAAGGAAATTTTGGTTCGAACGACATTAagataaatttattttaatatttaaaatttagCGCATTTGTGTGGGTGGAGAAACGAATGCAATTGGTCAGAGCGATTCCCTCTAATCGAGTCTTAGAGAATATTAGCCACAGTAAACTTATTTTCCTCCCCATTTTGATTAAAACTAGCGTAAGAAATTATTTGGGAGAGTTAAACCAATCTTTCTCATTTAAAGAACAGTACTTACTAGTCCTTTGGCTGGACCTGGGTATTACTGCAGGCAAACCTGGTAGCTTATCTCTAGGGGGAAATATATTTCGCTCTGGGAGCAAATTGTCTTTCAATAAAGAGACAGCAAAGTTGTCCAAAACTAGAGGTGACTCAGATCCTATCACACTGAGTCAGCTAAAACCATCACTTTATGATACACGCAGGTGTGCGATACCTCCAGCATTTCGATGGCGCGTCACACAATCGGTTATTTGCCTATTTTGATCTTTACAAATGCATCGCACGCCCGCTCATTTGCTTTTGTTCTGCATGGAGAAGACAAGACTCAGCCTGACCAAATACTGAAAGAGTTTCCAGAATGGCCATGTTAACCTGGGTcttagggggtggggtgggggaaaatggGTGGTACCTACTTCCATTATCTACTAATCCTCTGTATGTCTCCTACCTGTTCTTTCTCCGTGTTCAAATGGCTACCTACCAGCTTTCGCTAAATTAAGGCTTTCTGAAGATCGACTCTGATCTCTAAACCGCTGGCGAGATTTCCCCGGTGGGGCGCCCAGGCAGTAAATATTTGGTTTCAAGACACACATGTCAGTGCCATATTTTGATACACATCCCGTTATAGCGCCCAGTACAGTGACATTCCCAAAATAGTAACGGGTAAGAGCATCTTCTCTGCtaagcaaaaatattttgcagCACACAACGCTTCCTTTGAGCCAAAAGGAATTTGGTAAGATCGCAAACAGTATTTTAGGGCTGAATAAAATGTTCTTGCTTTGAACCAGTCAAGGTTGCACTTTGCTTTTTCAGACGTTTTTCAGACCGTGGGAAAGACGCTACCTTGGCTCAACAATCATTTTTTTGCcaagtgttggggggggggggggggggaataaggcTTTGAAACCTCTGCCCATTTTCTCTTCTGGCTCCCCTGTCCTCTCATCCAGCTGGATTCCTCCAACAATTGGATTCCTTCAGAAGATCGCATGCTGCAACAGATGCACAACTTTCAATTATTTTCAGCACATTTTAATCAGCCCTGCTTCTGATAAGGTCCTAATTAAAGAGACCTTGCTATCAGGAGGCTTGTTCAGAACTCAGCTCTCTTATCACATTCCTGAAGCTTTGGGTCAGGCAACACCGGAAAATGTGGCCAAAACATCATTCTGCTCAGAGCAGAGTTTCGAAGGTCACCAAATGTCTGCATCAGGCCAAAAGGAACTAAGAAAGTGTTAGTGTTTTAGAACGCTAAAAAGAAAcaaggagggggaaagaaaaaaaatccttcagtcTATGAAGGAGATAAGAGAGCGAGAAACAGCCGTAACATGGAAGTGGATGGGGTACCCGTGCTTTCATCGCTGCCAAAGGGGCCCATCATCTGGAAGAGAGAGGACCCGCAGAGCCATGGGGGTAGGATACAAAGACTAGGTTGGTCTGGAGAAATGCGGCTCGGTGTTTAATCGAAGCCCGGGACAAAGGGCTGGTTCAGAACTACTTCGAGGGCAGAATAATCCAGATCTTTGCTATTTTGTAGCTTCCTCCTTTCGTCTCTGACGGAATTCCATAGTCTGGTGATTTATTATAAAATGGAGGCATGTAACTAGTGCTACTCCAGCGCCACAGTGTTTTCTGTAATCTCCACCTTCTGCCTCCTACTGATCTGTCTTCCCGAGCCCTTTTAAATAAAGGCAATATAACCTCATTGGAAACTCTGTCATTACAAGTGACCACAACACTGTCGGGGCAGGGATTGTTTTCTGATgtatctgtacagcgcctagcacaacggggttcCAATCCGGAGTgaggttggggggggcgggggggcagggggctagtGGAATATACATGTAAGAATAGGGATAAAGAGATTCGTAAAAGCCAATGTCCAACTGTGTGTTTGGTCAAAACTGTTCCCCGAAGGAGGCCCGAGCTAGGCAAATAAGGGTTAGAGGAAAATGTGATCTTTATAAAGAAGCTGAGCTCCAGGGAAGATTTAAGGTTTGTATTTGCTCTCAAAAGAGCTGCGCTGACATCTTTGGGTCTTGGGGTAAATGCTGATGAGCTGAGAAGCCTCAAAGATAATATTACTTTGTAATTACTTTTTTAGCTGAAGTTGTTTAGCTGgttccaagtaattaatgaaagtTGGTGTCCAAACGCCTGATTTACGATTGGGTGTCGGCCTCGGGTCAGCAGAGGTGATCCCTTTCCATCTGAATTTACTCGGTGAAAAATATAAGGTGTTTATTATTTTGGCCAGCAATTTTCGCTTTAAAGTAggagtttatttttcatttaacatTCCACCTTTTTATTGCAGACTCTTCGGaaagctgttcttaaaaaaagattaaagggTAACTTTAAAACTAGAAATGGCAGATGAGAACACACAGCAGATGGGAATCTTCCTCTTTAATATGAGCAACAATTAATGAAAACATCCTTTTTATTACTGAAACCGATCTGTCCTCTTTAAACAGGAACGAGACTTCCGATTTTCCATTCTCCATAGCGCACTGACTGGCTTTGCTCCTGACCCGGAGCTGCACTATGCCAGTGGgcatccctcctcttccccccgggCACTGCACCCTCTTTGGCCCGTCCCCCCCTTTCAGTACCTCTCCAGAGCTGACCTTCTCAGCAaaggctttgattttttttttttttaaactgaactctCCCGGTCAGATAATGTGTTGTCCTGGCCTCAGTGCCTCGCTCTTCTAGGTTGCTTTGAAATGGCACTTGTCTGGCTGCAATGGGGAGAATGAGTTATGGGGCAAAAATCCACCATTTCCGATGTTAAATACAGAGGGGGCTGTACCAGAGTAGATCAGCAATCCGAGAAGAGACACAAATAGCACCAAGGGGGAGGCTTTAACTGGACCCACAGCCATAAATATAGAGCGAACTATTTTGGTAACCCGCTCTTCGGGTTATCGGAGTTCACTTTGATGGCTATCTTGGCAGAAGGGAGCCATTGGGAGCTCAAGCCCTTGGAAGAGCGTAGGCTTCAGTTTTCGACGCCTGCTTGGAGACACTTCGCAGGAAGCTGCTTCATGAGAAAGTTCAAGGCTAGGCAACTAACTCCCGATTCTTCTGTTGTTCTTTTGGAAGGTTACAGCACAGTGGCGTTTGATGGGACTCCAAGTTACGGCCACACTCCCTCTCACCACGCAGCGCAGTTTACAAACCACTCTTTCAAACATGAGGACCCCATCAGTCAACAGACCTCGCTAGGTAACGTCAGAGACCTTTATGTAGCCGAACAGGAGGGAGAAACATCCAACACCTCCCGCGCAAAAATAGCCTCGCTATGGGATGGCCCCAGCAATTACAAGTGTTACCCAGGCTCTCTGTACCCGAGGCCAGGGGGTCTCattattaatatattattttactCTTGGCTTCTGCACAGCCTACCGATTTAATTACACGGGTTATCTGAGCCCGCGGGCTCCACATCAATGGGAGATACTTGAAATGTAATGAACTCCAATGCCACTTGGTTAGTGGTGCTAAAGATGTTACATGGCGGGGATCtcactgtaaatccagagtgacccGTAGTGAAGTTACTCCGGATTTACGCAGGTGGCAAAGGAGAGCAAAATCTGGCCGGTGCACACAAGTAAACTTGCTTTATGCAGGCCCAACACCCGTGTGTTTGAATTCTGACTATAGCTGCTTAATCCTGCAGCCAACGTATCTTGTATTGGAACTTTTCGTAACTTTCAAAGTAGctctccccctttcccatccAGATTTCTACTAAAAGGGCTGAGCCTGGCGGTTGTTAACTCTTTGTGGTTTGTCTACAGGAGATCAACAGTACTCGGTACCTCCACCAGTGTACGGCTGTCACACCCCCACAGACAGCTGCAcgggcagccaggccctgctcctgaggACCCCATATAACAGGTACCTCCAAGCGGAAGCCTTTACTGTTCGCTTCCTCTTTGATTGCATTTAACCTTGCTTGTTGCACTGACAAGTTTTTTGGCtggtgtgtgtggtggtttttctCCTTGGCAGACAACTCCTTGTGTAGGGGAAATAGaatgtcttttcttttttgtcttgCCTCTTGCTTTtatgcatttttttctgtttttgtcctGGTCACTAATTTTTGGATTTTTAACAAGGTATTTCCTGTTGTCTGGCGCACACATTTTCCTCTGTTATGAAGGTTCTATGATGTACATAACATGCCTGCCCCAGCTACCTGCTTTACTTGGATTGCTTCTCACTAGAGCGGGAACAATAATGAAATCCTCATGGTGTTTTGAGCCTGGCTCTTCTTCCTGATGTATACTACTCTATTTTGTGGACTATATCGCCTTACAAAGAGACACGTTCAGAAGGCAACGGTTTAGCAATCTCAAGGTGGATCCTGACAATGAATTTACTAGTCCGGTGTATGTACCATAGAAGCCACGCAAAggctttcttctttttaaatgaagggcCTGATACTCTACCCACCAGTGACTCGATGGCAGTTttaactgagggccagattcgGTTCCCAGTGAGataattcaatggcaaaactctaagTGGGAATAGGATTAGGCCCGGAGAAAGGATTGATCAGATTGACGTGATTATGAGGGACCAGAGTGACAGGACATAATATGAATGCTtgaaagctggggggagggaagggggaagtgtGTCCTGGAATTTTCTGACACACACATTATAAGGCGGCTGCAAAAAAGATTTATATAAATGTGCTTCAATGATAGATTCTTACCAGCTGTGCGAAGCTGGTAAGAACTAAGACATGTCAAATTAATGTTGCAGCTTCTTCCCTAAAGCTGCATTTCCTGCGGTTAGTTTCTTTTTAATACACCACTGTCAATTCCATTTCCCCCATTCACGTGAATTGACCATTACACGTGAGTT is a genomic window of Malaclemys terrapin pileata isolate rMalTer1 chromosome 4, rMalTer1.hap1, whole genome shotgun sequence containing:
- the WT1 gene encoding Wilms tumor protein isoform X3, with the protein product MGSDVRDLNALLPSVSSLPGNSNCAMPVSSAAQWAPVLDFPPGASYGSLAPHSFIKQEPSWNASDPHEEQCLSAFTVHFSGQFTGTAGACRYGPFGAPPPTQAPSSQARMFPNGPYLPNCLESQQAIRNQGYSTVAFDGTPSYGHTPSHHAAQFTNHSFKHEDPISQQTSLGDQQYSVPPPVYGCHTPTDSCTGSQALLLRTPYNSHATGYESDNHTGPMLYSCGAQYRIHTHGVFRGIQDVRRVPGVAPTIVRSASETNEKRPFMCAYPGCNKRYFKLSHLQMHSRKHTGEKPYQCDFKDCERRFSRSDQLKRHQRRHTGVKPFQCKTCQRKFSRSDHLKTHTRTHTGKTSEKPFSCRWPSCQKKFARSDELVRHHNMHQRNMTKLQLAL